In one window of Lacticaseibacillus casei DSM 20011 = JCM 1134 = ATCC 393 DNA:
- the gyrA gene encoding DNA gyrase subunit A — MDDRQESRITNVNLGETMRKSFLEYAMSVIVARALPDVRDGLKPVQRRILYGMNELGVTPDKPYKKSARIVGDVMGKYHPHGDSSIYEGLVRMAQDFSYRYMLVDGHGNFGSVDGDGAAAMRYTEARMSKIAVEMLRDINKDTIDFQDNYDGTEKEPVVLPARFPNLLVNGATGIAVGMTTNIPPHNLSETISALHVLMDNPDATTADLMQALPGPDFPTGGVVMGKSGIRHAYETGRGTIVLRGKVDVQTEKSGRERIVITEIPYMVNKAKMVERIADLVHEKKIDGIVTLRDESDRDGMRIVIDVRRDASASVILNNLYKLTPLQTGFSFNMVAIVNGAPKLLSLKQILQYYLDHQENVIRRRTQYELKKAKAREHILEGLRIALDHIDEIITIIRSSETGDKAKVILMDKFNLSDKQSQAILDMRLVRLTGLERDKVENEYKDVEAAIADYTDILAKPERVHQIIYDELLDIQKKFGDKRRTELLVGEVLSLEDEDLIEQEDVVITLSHNGYVKRLATSEFKAQNRGGRGIQGMNVHDDDFVERLISTSTHDVLLFFTNKGKVYRSKGYEIPEYSRTAKGIPIINLLGVGAGEKIQTVINVHEGQKDDRYLFFVTQNGVVKRTPVKEFANIRSNGLIALNLKDHDELNNVILTSGQDNILIGTHLGYSVAFKEQDVRSMGRSATGVRGIRLRDHDYVVGSDILKPDSEVFVISEKGYGKRTAAKEYPIKGRGGKGIKTANITEKNGPLAGVTTVDGTEDILVMTDSGVMIRFNIQSVSQTGRATLGVRLIRVDDDAKVATMAKVEPETDDPEDDNKPDQPTDPQAGPTDPDSKQQPADGQYAGNADEQVNKLLDRAETDQPASDANSDDED; from the coding sequence ATGGATGATCGCCAAGAAAGCCGGATTACGAATGTGAATCTCGGCGAAACAATGCGTAAATCATTCCTTGAATACGCGATGAGTGTCATTGTGGCGCGGGCCTTGCCTGACGTCCGCGATGGCCTCAAGCCGGTTCAACGCCGGATTCTGTATGGCATGAATGAACTCGGAGTGACGCCGGATAAACCGTATAAGAAGAGTGCGCGGATTGTCGGGGATGTCATGGGGAAATACCATCCGCATGGTGACAGCTCGATTTATGAAGGACTCGTGCGGATGGCGCAGGATTTCAGCTACCGATATATGCTGGTTGATGGCCACGGGAATTTTGGGTCGGTCGACGGTGACGGTGCCGCTGCGATGCGGTATACCGAAGCCCGAATGAGTAAAATCGCCGTTGAAATGTTGCGCGATATCAATAAAGACACGATTGATTTTCAGGACAACTATGATGGCACCGAAAAAGAGCCGGTTGTTTTGCCGGCACGGTTCCCAAACTTACTGGTGAACGGCGCTACCGGTATTGCGGTCGGGATGACCACCAATATTCCCCCGCATAATCTGTCCGAAACCATTTCCGCTTTGCACGTGCTGATGGACAATCCGGACGCGACTACGGCTGACTTAATGCAGGCGCTGCCGGGACCTGATTTTCCGACAGGCGGCGTGGTCATGGGCAAGTCGGGCATTCGCCATGCGTATGAAACCGGCCGCGGAACCATTGTGCTGCGTGGGAAAGTCGATGTTCAGACCGAAAAATCCGGCCGCGAACGAATCGTCATTACGGAAATTCCGTACATGGTCAATAAGGCCAAAATGGTGGAACGGATTGCCGATCTGGTTCACGAAAAGAAGATTGATGGCATTGTCACGTTGCGGGATGAATCTGACCGTGACGGGATGCGGATCGTCATTGATGTCCGGCGGGATGCCAGTGCTTCGGTGATCCTGAACAATCTGTACAAGCTAACACCGTTGCAGACCGGTTTTTCATTTAACATGGTCGCGATTGTCAACGGTGCGCCGAAGCTGCTGAGCTTAAAACAGATCCTACAATATTACCTGGATCATCAGGAAAATGTCATTCGCCGGCGGACACAATATGAACTGAAGAAAGCCAAGGCCCGCGAGCACATTCTCGAAGGCTTGCGGATTGCGCTTGATCATATTGACGAAATCATCACGATCATCCGCAGTTCCGAAACCGGAGACAAGGCCAAAGTCATCTTGATGGACAAGTTCAATTTGTCCGACAAACAAAGCCAAGCCATTTTGGACATGCGGCTGGTTCGCTTGACCGGTCTGGAACGTGACAAGGTTGAAAACGAATATAAAGATGTTGAAGCAGCAATTGCGGATTACACCGATATTCTTGCCAAACCTGAACGGGTTCACCAGATCATTTACGATGAATTGCTGGATATTCAAAAGAAATTCGGCGACAAGCGGCGGACAGAGTTGTTGGTCGGCGAAGTATTGAGCCTTGAAGACGAAGATCTGATTGAACAGGAAGATGTCGTGATCACGTTGAGTCATAACGGTTACGTCAAACGCCTGGCAACCAGCGAGTTTAAGGCGCAAAATCGTGGCGGCCGCGGGATTCAAGGCATGAACGTTCATGATGACGACTTTGTTGAACGTCTGATCTCAACCTCGACCCATGACGTGCTGCTATTCTTCACCAACAAAGGGAAGGTCTATCGTAGTAAAGGCTACGAAATTCCGGAATACAGCCGGACGGCAAAAGGCATTCCGATCATCAACCTGCTTGGTGTCGGCGCTGGCGAAAAGATTCAAACCGTCATCAATGTCCACGAAGGTCAAAAAGATGACCGGTACCTATTCTTCGTCACGCAAAATGGTGTCGTTAAACGCACGCCGGTCAAAGAATTTGCCAACATTCGCAGCAATGGCCTGATCGCGTTGAATCTGAAAGATCATGACGAGCTCAATAATGTCATTTTGACATCAGGTCAGGATAATATCCTGATCGGCACACATCTGGGTTACAGTGTGGCCTTCAAGGAACAGGATGTGCGCTCGATGGGTCGATCAGCCACAGGGGTACGCGGCATTCGCCTGCGTGACCATGATTACGTTGTCGGCTCCGACATTCTCAAACCGGATTCCGAAGTCTTCGTGATTTCCGAAAAGGGTTACGGGAAGCGCACTGCCGCGAAGGAATACCCAATCAAGGGCCGTGGCGGTAAAGGTATCAAGACTGCTAACATTACTGAAAAGAACGGCCCACTTGCCGGTGTGACGACCGTTGACGGGACTGAGGATATTCTGGTCATGACCGATTCTGGCGTCATGATTCGCTTCAATATCCAAAGCGTCTCGCAGACAGGCCGCGCAACGCTGG
- the gyrB gene encoding DNA topoisomerase (ATP-hydrolyzing) subunit B produces the protein MRDKKESAEEKKEELAAEYDASQIQVLSGLEAVRKRPGMYIGSTSSQGLHHLVWEIIDNGIDETLAGFATQIEVEVNPDNSVTVTDNGRGIPVDIQAKTGRPALETVYTVLHAGGKFGGGGYKVSGGLHGVGASVVNALSTNLDVTVSRGGKRYYIDFVRGKVNTPMKVIGTAPEHEHGTKVHFLPDPDIFTETTTFDDKVLTTRIRELAFLNKGLKLTFTDKRAATHEKLVFHYEGGLKSYVDFLTEKKENLLQEPIYVEGQDKGITVEVALQYTNDYHSTLLTFANNIHTYEGGTHETGFKTALTRVINDYARRSGALKDSDDPLSGDDVREGLTAVVSVKHPDPQFEGQTKTKLGNSDARTVVDRTFSDHFNKFLMEHPADGKLIIDKAMLASKARLAAKRAREVTRKKSGLEISNLPGKLADNTSKDPEISELFIVEGDSAGGSAKSGRSRLTQAILPIRGKILNVEKASMERILANEEIRTLFTAMGTGFGQDFDISKARYHKLIIMTDADVDGAHIRTLLLTLIYRYMRPVLDAGYVYIAQPPLYRLRQGKMMRYIDSDEELQDILGQLPPSPKPDIQRYKGLGEMDASQLWETTMDPDTRRLLRVSPKDAEEADGIFEMLMGDHVEPRRKFIEENAVFVDPNNIDV, from the coding sequence GTGAGGGACAAGAAAGAATCGGCCGAAGAGAAGAAAGAAGAGCTGGCAGCAGAATATGATGCCAGTCAAATTCAAGTGCTTTCAGGTCTGGAAGCGGTTCGGAAGCGGCCAGGGATGTATATTGGCTCCACAAGCAGCCAAGGCCTGCATCATTTGGTTTGGGAAATTATCGATAACGGGATTGATGAAACGTTGGCCGGGTTTGCGACTCAAATCGAAGTCGAAGTCAATCCGGACAATAGTGTCACCGTGACAGATAATGGTCGCGGGATTCCGGTCGATATTCAGGCGAAAACCGGTCGGCCGGCACTGGAGACCGTTTATACGGTTTTGCATGCCGGCGGTAAATTCGGCGGTGGCGGGTATAAGGTGTCCGGCGGGTTGCACGGTGTCGGCGCTTCTGTTGTCAACGCCTTGTCGACGAATCTGGACGTGACGGTTAGTCGCGGCGGCAAGCGGTATTACATTGATTTTGTTCGCGGTAAGGTTAATACCCCAATGAAGGTGATCGGCACTGCGCCGGAACATGAACACGGGACCAAAGTTCATTTCCTGCCAGATCCGGATATTTTCACCGAAACAACGACGTTTGATGATAAAGTGCTGACCACCCGGATTCGCGAGTTAGCGTTCCTGAATAAGGGCCTTAAGCTGACGTTTACCGATAAACGCGCAGCAACTCACGAGAAGCTGGTCTTTCACTATGAAGGCGGGCTGAAATCCTACGTCGACTTTTTGACGGAGAAAAAGGAAAACCTGCTGCAAGAGCCGATTTATGTGGAAGGTCAGGATAAGGGCATCACGGTAGAAGTGGCGTTGCAATACACCAACGACTATCACAGCACCTTGCTGACATTCGCCAATAATATCCACACCTATGAAGGCGGGACGCATGAAACCGGGTTTAAAACGGCGCTGACCCGCGTCATCAACGATTATGCCCGGCGTTCCGGAGCATTGAAGGACAGCGATGATCCACTTAGCGGTGACGATGTTCGCGAAGGATTAACGGCAGTTGTCTCAGTCAAGCACCCTGATCCGCAGTTTGAAGGCCAGACCAAGACCAAGCTGGGCAACTCGGATGCGCGGACGGTGGTGGACCGGACATTTTCCGATCATTTTAACAAGTTTCTGATGGAACACCCGGCTGATGGCAAGTTGATCATTGATAAAGCCATGCTTGCCAGCAAAGCCCGTCTCGCTGCCAAACGCGCCCGTGAAGTCACCCGCAAGAAGAGTGGCTTGGAAATCTCTAACTTGCCCGGCAAACTGGCGGACAATACCAGTAAGGATCCGGAAATCTCGGAATTGTTCATTGTCGAAGGGGATTCCGCCGGTGGCTCGGCTAAATCCGGCCGTAGCCGCTTGACACAGGCGATCTTACCGATTCGCGGGAAGATCCTGAATGTTGAAAAGGCGTCGATGGAACGGATTTTGGCCAATGAAGAAATCCGCACGCTGTTTACTGCGATGGGCACCGGATTCGGTCAGGATTTTGACATCAGCAAAGCGCGGTATCACAAGCTGATTATCATGACCGATGCCGATGTCGATGGGGCGCATATCCGCACCTTGTTGCTGACGTTGATTTATCGCTACATGCGGCCAGTGCTTGATGCCGGCTACGTTTATATCGCGCAGCCGCCGTTGTATCGCTTGCGGCAGGGTAAGATGATGCGTTACATCGATTCCGATGAAGAGTTGCAGGATATTCTCGGGCAACTGCCGCCAAGTCCGAAGCCGGATATTCAACGGTACAAAGGGCTGGGTGAAATGGATGCCAGTCAGCTCTGGGAGACAACCATGGATCCGGATACGCGGCGCCTGTTACGGGTATCGCCAAAAGACGCGGAAGAAGCCGATGGCATTTTTGAAATGCTGATGGGCGACCATGTTGAACCGCGGCGGAAATTCATTGAAGAAAACGCGGTCTTCGTTGACCCGAATAATATTGATGTGTAA